A genomic window from Streptomyces broussonetiae includes:
- a CDS encoding carboxylate--amine ligase has protein sequence MPFEADRDVPGLIVKFGDYPLHHGGVGAIRSLGRLGVPMYAITEDPYTPAASSRYLEKAFVWPTTGAEDPGHLVEGLLRIGRRIGRPAVLVPTDEEAAVLIAEHQDELAGSFLFPKVDPALPRRLASKQGLHELCVEHGIATPAAAFPESYDDIVDFAGTARFPVVAKNREAFVRRRRPAVNGTTRIATREGLLTLARDWGEEPGVILQEYLPREEAEDWIVHACFGPDSAPLALFTGVKVRSWPPHAGMTANAYVVDNPELADLAARFIKQIGFSGIIDLDLRFDRRDGQYKLLDFNPRMGAQFRLFENESGVDVVRAMHLDLTGRAVPEGEQRAGHRYVVENIDLPALLAYRRSGYTTPHAPAKASGTELAWFAGDDPLPFLTMLARFVRPGAKHLYQLWRTHRRGSGTSTK, from the coding sequence GTGCCGTTCGAAGCGGACCGTGACGTGCCAGGACTGATCGTGAAGTTCGGCGACTATCCGCTGCACCATGGCGGAGTGGGCGCCATCCGCAGCCTGGGCCGCCTCGGCGTGCCCATGTACGCCATCACCGAGGATCCGTACACGCCCGCGGCGTCCTCGCGCTACCTGGAGAAGGCGTTCGTGTGGCCCACGACCGGCGCGGAGGACCCGGGCCACCTGGTCGAGGGGCTGCTGCGCATCGGGCGCCGGATCGGCCGTCCGGCCGTTCTGGTACCCACGGACGAAGAGGCGGCCGTCCTGATCGCCGAGCACCAGGACGAACTGGCCGGATCTTTTCTCTTCCCGAAGGTCGATCCCGCGCTGCCGCGCCGGCTAGCGAGCAAACAGGGACTGCACGAACTGTGCGTCGAGCACGGCATCGCGACCCCGGCGGCCGCGTTCCCGGAGTCCTACGACGACATCGTCGACTTCGCCGGCACGGCCCGCTTTCCGGTGGTGGCCAAGAACCGCGAGGCGTTCGTGCGGCGCCGCCGGCCGGCCGTGAACGGCACCACGCGGATCGCCACCCGCGAGGGCCTGCTCACGCTGGCCCGCGACTGGGGCGAGGAACCGGGCGTGATCCTCCAGGAGTACCTGCCGCGCGAGGAGGCCGAGGACTGGATCGTGCACGCCTGCTTCGGCCCGGACTCCGCTCCGCTCGCGCTGTTCACCGGCGTCAAGGTCCGCTCGTGGCCGCCGCACGCCGGCATGACGGCGAACGCGTACGTCGTCGACAACCCGGAACTCGCCGACCTCGCCGCACGTTTCATCAAACAGATCGGCTTCAGCGGCATCATCGACCTCGACCTGCGCTTCGACCGGCGCGACGGACAGTACAAACTCCTCGACTTCAACCCGCGCATGGGCGCCCAGTTCCGGCTCTTCGAGAACGAGTCGGGGGTGGACGTCGTACGCGCCATGCACCTCGATCTGACCGGCCGCGCCGTACCGGAGGGGGAACAGCGCGCCGGCCACCGCTACGTCGTGGAGAACATCGACCTGCCCGCCCTCCTCGCCTACCGCCGCAGCGGCTATACGACGCCGCACGCGCCCGCGAAGGCGAGCGGGACCGAGCTGGCCTGGTTCGCGGGCGACGACCCGCTGCCGTTCCTCACGATGCTCGCCCGCTTCGTGCGCCCGGGCGCGAAGCACCTGTACCAGCTGTGGCGGACCCACCGCCGCGGCAGCGGCACCTCCACGAAGTAG
- a CDS encoding ABC transporter permease, with the protein MTRPPVARYALRTASLVVFLGLWQLLTSQKVDLWLRFSQFPTATDVARAFADRISGSDYWTDLTDSLTRILTGFALAAVLGVATGVLVARSRLAEDLLGPVLEVIRPIPAIALVPVAILLFPSNEQGIVFITCAAAFFPVLVSTRHAVRALTPVWEEAVRTMGGSRLRILGSVVLPGALPGIFGGLSVGIGVSWICVISAEMISGQYGVGYRTWQDYTVVDYPGVFVGMVTIGVLGWVTSTAVELVGRRLTRWLPRTSYVPGGRARVPRPAVAPVRAERDAEHHTQPEQQGHKNTKEAGHEHLV; encoded by the coding sequence ATGACCCGGCCACCCGTTGCCCGGTATGCGCTGCGCACCGCCTCCCTGGTGGTCTTCCTCGGTCTGTGGCAGCTGCTGACCAGCCAGAAGGTAGACCTGTGGCTGCGCTTCTCGCAGTTTCCCACGGCCACCGACGTGGCGCGTGCCTTCGCCGATCGGATCTCCGGCAGCGACTACTGGACCGACCTCACCGACAGCCTCACCCGCATCCTCACCGGCTTCGCGCTGGCGGCCGTCCTGGGTGTGGCGACCGGCGTGCTCGTGGCCCGTTCCCGGCTCGCCGAGGATCTGCTCGGCCCGGTCCTGGAGGTGATCCGTCCCATCCCGGCGATCGCCCTTGTCCCGGTCGCGATCCTGCTGTTCCCCTCGAACGAGCAGGGCATCGTCTTCATCACCTGCGCCGCCGCCTTCTTCCCCGTGCTGGTCTCCACCCGGCACGCGGTCCGCGCGCTGACCCCGGTCTGGGAGGAAGCGGTACGCACCATGGGCGGCAGTCGGCTGCGGATCCTCGGTTCGGTCGTGCTGCCCGGCGCACTGCCCGGCATCTTCGGAGGGCTGTCGGTCGGCATCGGCGTGTCGTGGATCTGCGTGATCTCCGCCGAGATGATCTCCGGCCAGTACGGTGTCGGTTACCGCACCTGGCAGGACTACACGGTGGTGGACTACCCCGGCGTCTTCGTCGGCATGGTCACCATCGGTGTCCTCGGCTGGGTCACCTCCACGGCCGTGGAACTTGTCGGCCGGCGTCTGACCCGCTGGCTGCCCCGCACCTCGTACGTCCCCGGTGGCCGTGCCCGCGTGCCCCGGCCTGCCGTGGCCCCCGTCCGCGCCGAGCGAGATGCCGAGCATCACACCCAGCCCGAGCAGCAGGGCCACAAGAACACCAAGGAGGCCGGCCATGAGCACCTCGTCTGA
- a CDS encoding FAD-dependent oxidoreductase, translating into MTRPVAVIGAGPFGLSTAAHLRARGIPVRVFGDPMVSWRDHMPEGMILKSTPAASSLDCPQPGHTLADYCDAAGISRLVTDEDVIPVETFIAYGEWFQQKLLPDLERVRVVSVDRVAVRATGGGFELKLDSGELFTARAVVVATGLSGLAHLPAELAAAAADGPSLTGPVSHSSQHHDLGRFAGRELIVVGAGQSALETAALAAEAGARVRVVARGRGRVAFGAPPWEQPRLRPESPFGRAWSLWALSYYPHPYHRLPEATRHYLVRRVLGPLGAWWLRERFEAHVQVQDVERVVSAEVCDGSPVLTVRTHGGRTERLAADHVIAATGYRVALAAMDFLGHGLRTRLATSRGTPKLGAGCVSSVPGLYFTGLPAASSYGPVMRFVCGTEFASPYLAKHLAAAHG; encoded by the coding sequence GTGACTCGACCGGTTGCAGTCATCGGGGCCGGGCCGTTCGGCCTGTCCACCGCCGCCCATCTACGGGCGCGTGGCATTCCCGTCCGTGTCTTCGGCGACCCCATGGTCAGCTGGCGCGACCACATGCCCGAGGGCATGATCCTCAAGTCGACACCCGCCGCCTCCAGCCTCGACTGCCCCCAGCCCGGCCACACCCTCGCGGACTACTGCGACGCGGCCGGGATCAGCCGTCTGGTGACGGACGAGGACGTCATCCCGGTGGAGACCTTCATCGCCTACGGCGAGTGGTTCCAGCAGAAGCTGCTGCCCGACCTGGAGCGGGTGCGCGTGGTCTCCGTGGACCGTGTCGCGGTTCGCGCCACCGGCGGCGGCTTCGAACTCAAACTGGACTCGGGGGAGTTGTTCACCGCGCGCGCGGTCGTCGTCGCCACCGGCCTGTCGGGCCTTGCACACCTCCCGGCCGAGCTGGCGGCCGCCGCGGCCGACGGACCGTCCCTCACGGGCCCGGTCTCGCACAGCTCCCAGCATCACGACCTGGGCCGGTTCGCCGGCCGGGAGCTGATCGTCGTCGGCGCCGGCCAGTCCGCGCTGGAGACGGCGGCACTTGCCGCCGAAGCGGGTGCACGCGTGCGCGTGGTCGCGCGCGGGCGCGGCCGGGTCGCCTTCGGCGCCCCGCCCTGGGAGCAGCCGAGACTGCGCCCCGAGTCCCCCTTCGGCCGCGCCTGGTCGCTGTGGGCGCTCAGTTACTACCCGCACCCCTACCACCGTCTGCCCGAGGCCACGCGCCACTACCTGGTCCGCCGGGTCCTCGGGCCGCTCGGCGCCTGGTGGCTGCGTGAGCGGTTCGAGGCGCACGTGCAGGTCCAGGACGTCGAGCGGGTCGTGTCCGCCGAGGTGTGCGACGGCAGCCCCGTGCTCACCGTCCGCACGCACGGCGGCCGTACCGAGCGGCTCGCCGCCGACCACGTCATCGCGGCCACCGGCTACCGTGTCGCCCTCGCGGCGATGGACTTCCTCGGCCATGGACTGCGCACCCGGCTCGCCACGAGCCGCGGCACCCCGAAGCTCGGCGCCGGCTGCGTCTCCTCCGTCCCCGGCCTGTATTTCACCGGCCTCCCGGCGGCGTCGTCGTACGGCCCGGTCATGCGCTTCGTGTGCGGTACGGAGTTCGCCTCCCCGTACCTGGCGAAACACCTGGCAGCGGCCCACGGCTGA
- the fahA gene encoding fumarylacetoacetase, with amino-acid sequence MPPFDVPEGDPFGPHNLPYGVFSPSGSTERRVGVRLGDHVLDAGAAAAALGSPHQSLLARPTLNTLLAAGRATWSEVRRAITAWVTDPAHRATLEPLFRPLSEVTLHLPFEVADYVDFYASEHHARNVGQIFRPEAADSLTPNWKHLPIGYHGRSGTVVVSGTDVVRPSGQRKGPGDPTPVFGPSIRLDIEAEVGFVVGVPSEMGRPVALGGFRDHVFGLCLLNDWSARDIQAWEYVPLGPFLGKSFATSVSAWITPLEALEHARVAAPERTHPLLPYLDDSAPDIEPSGYDLRITVAINGQAVAEPPFSTMYWTAAQQLAHMTVNGASLRTGDLYGSGTVSGPEERQRGSLLELTWNGSEPLELPDGKRGFLEDGDVVTLSAWAPGADGRRVGLGKVSGRVVAG; translated from the coding sequence ATGCCCCCCTTCGACGTCCCCGAAGGCGACCCCTTCGGCCCGCACAACCTTCCCTATGGCGTGTTCTCGCCCTCTGGCAGCACAGAGCGGAGGGTCGGCGTCCGTCTCGGGGACCACGTTCTCGACGCGGGCGCCGCGGCAGCGGCCCTGGGCTCGCCGCACCAGTCGCTGCTCGCCCGCCCCACGCTGAACACGCTGCTGGCCGCCGGCCGCGCGACCTGGTCGGAGGTACGGCGCGCGATCACGGCCTGGGTCACGGACCCGGCGCACCGCGCGACACTGGAGCCGCTGTTCCGCCCCCTGTCAGAGGTGACGCTGCACCTGCCCTTCGAGGTAGCGGACTACGTCGACTTCTACGCCTCGGAGCACCACGCCCGTAACGTCGGCCAGATCTTCCGCCCCGAGGCCGCGGACTCCCTCACCCCCAACTGGAAGCATCTGCCGATCGGTTACCACGGCCGCTCCGGCACGGTCGTCGTCTCCGGCACGGACGTCGTACGGCCTTCCGGGCAGCGCAAGGGCCCGGGCGACCCGACACCCGTGTTCGGCCCGTCGATCAGGCTCGACATCGAGGCCGAGGTCGGCTTCGTGGTGGGCGTCCCCTCCGAGATGGGCCGCCCGGTCGCGCTGGGCGGCTTCCGCGACCACGTGTTCGGCCTCTGCCTCCTGAACGACTGGTCCGCGCGCGACATCCAGGCCTGGGAGTACGTCCCGCTCGGCCCCTTTCTCGGCAAGTCCTTCGCCACCTCGGTGTCGGCGTGGATCACCCCGCTGGAAGCGCTGGAGCACGCGCGCGTGGCCGCTCCGGAGCGCACCCACCCGCTGCTGCCCTATCTGGACGACTCGGCGCCGGACATCGAACCCAGTGGCTACGACCTGCGGATCACCGTCGCGATCAACGGCCAAGCGGTCGCCGAACCGCCGTTCTCGACGATGTACTGGACCGCAGCCCAGCAGCTCGCCCACATGACCGTGAACGGCGCCTCGCTGCGCACCGGCGACCTGTACGGCTCGGGCACGGTCAGCGGCCCCGAGGAACGCCAGCGCGGCTCCCTGCTGGAACTGACGTGGAACGGCAGCGAGCCTCTCGAACTCCCCGACGGCAAGCGTGGCTTCCTGGAGGACGGCGACGTGGTGACGCTGTCCGCGTGGGCCCCCGGCGCGGACGGACGCCGGGTCGGGCTGGGCAAGGTCAGCGGACGAGTCGTGGCGGGCTGA
- a CDS encoding ABC transporter ATP-binding protein, translating into MSTSSETITAPGAPAPASEAVRGTRLAFRGAVLGRPDAPVLYDIDLDVAPGEILTVVGPSGCGKSTLLRTLAGLLPALGGTAELDGSPLTGPSADRALVFQEDALLPWRTLRGNVELPLAISGVPRGERRVRAESWLERVGLSAQAGQLPHRVSGGQRQRAQLARALADSPRAVLMDEPFGALDAQTRSGMQDLLVEVLRGTGATVVFVTHDVDEALFLGDRVALLGAGRMAAVRDVPGPRDRGAMDDPARVALRRGILTSLGS; encoded by the coding sequence ATGAGCACCTCGTCTGAGACCATCACCGCTCCCGGCGCACCGGCGCCGGCGTCGGAGGCCGTACGCGGCACCCGGCTCGCCTTCCGCGGCGCCGTACTCGGCCGCCCGGACGCTCCGGTGCTGTACGACATCGACCTGGACGTCGCCCCTGGTGAGATCCTCACCGTCGTCGGCCCCTCCGGCTGCGGAAAGTCCACGCTGCTGCGCACCCTCGCCGGGCTACTGCCTGCGCTGGGCGGCACGGCCGAGTTGGACGGCAGCCCGCTGACCGGGCCGTCGGCCGACCGTGCGCTGGTCTTCCAGGAGGACGCGCTGCTGCCCTGGCGCACCTTGCGCGGGAACGTCGAACTGCCGCTTGCCATCAGTGGTGTACCACGCGGTGAACGGCGTGTCCGGGCCGAGTCCTGGCTGGAGCGTGTCGGACTCAGCGCACAGGCAGGGCAGTTGCCGCACCGGGTCTCGGGCGGGCAGCGCCAGCGCGCCCAATTGGCCCGCGCGCTCGCCGACAGCCCACGCGCGGTCCTCATGGACGAGCCCTTCGGCGCCCTCGACGCCCAGACCCGCTCCGGCATGCAGGACCTGCTGGTGGAGGTGCTCCGCGGCACGGGCGCGACCGTCGTCTTCGTCACGCACGACGTTGACGAGGCCCTCTTCCTCGGCGACCGCGTGGCCCTGCTCGGCGCCGGCCGAATGGCCGCCGTACGCGACGTCCCGGGGCCCCGCGACCGCGGCGCCATGGACGACCCGGCACGTGTGGCCTTGCGCCGCGGCATCCTGACCTCGCTCGGCTCGTGA
- a CDS encoding 4Fe-4S dicluster domain-containing protein, protein MPLAPQRADVPVTIDESKCIDGCTLCVDMCPLDSLAIDDSTGKAYMHVDECWYCGPCAARCPTGAVTVNMPYLLR, encoded by the coding sequence ATGCCCTTGGCGCCCCAGCGGGCCGACGTGCCCGTGACCATTGACGAGTCGAAGTGCATCGACGGCTGCACCCTCTGCGTGGACATGTGCCCGCTGGACTCCCTAGCCATCGACGACAGCACCGGCAAGGCGTACATGCACGTCGACGAGTGCTGGTACTGCGGCCCGTGCGCGGCCCGCTGCCCCACCGGGGCCGTCACGGTCAACATGCCCTACCTGCTGCGGTGA
- a CDS encoding HAD family hydrolase, giving the protein MAASPAYALIATDLDGTLLRGDDTVSDRSLAALARVARAGGRHLVVTGRPAPRVRPLLARLGCTGLAVCGQGAQVYDAAAGRLVWSVRLDRGLAETALGKIEAEVGQVYAAVDQDGVDGLTLIEPGYRMPHPTLPAVRVGRRDDLWSEPISKVLLRHATLSDDELTDIARAVVGSLATVTMSGPGTVELQPCGVTKATGLALAAERLGIGAQEALAFGDMPNDIPMFDWAGHGVAMANAHPELKAVADEITLSNEDDGIAAVLERLFPTD; this is encoded by the coding sequence ATGGCAGCCTCCCCCGCATATGCACTGATCGCCACTGACCTGGACGGAACGCTGCTGCGCGGCGACGACACGGTCTCCGACCGGTCGCTGGCGGCACTCGCGCGGGTGGCACGGGCCGGCGGTCGGCACCTGGTGGTGACGGGCCGCCCGGCCCCGCGGGTACGGCCGCTGCTGGCACGCCTCGGCTGCACCGGGCTCGCGGTGTGCGGGCAGGGCGCACAGGTCTACGACGCCGCGGCCGGCCGCCTGGTGTGGTCGGTGCGGCTGGACCGGGGACTGGCCGAGACCGCGCTCGGCAAGATCGAGGCCGAGGTGGGGCAGGTCTACGCGGCCGTGGACCAGGACGGTGTCGACGGGCTGACGCTCATCGAGCCGGGCTACCGGATGCCGCATCCGACTCTGCCCGCGGTGCGGGTGGGCCGGCGCGACGACCTGTGGAGCGAGCCCATCAGCAAGGTGCTGCTGCGCCATGCCACCCTGAGCGACGACGAGTTGACGGACATCGCGCGCGCGGTGGTGGGTTCGCTCGCGACGGTCACCATGTCGGGGCCGGGAACCGTGGAACTGCAGCCGTGCGGGGTGACCAAGGCGACCGGGCTGGCACTGGCCGCCGAGCGCTTGGGGATCGGAGCCCAGGAGGCCCTGGCGTTCGGGGACATGCCCAACGACATCCCCATGTTCGACTGGGCCGGACACGGGGTCGCCATGGCCAACGCCCACCCCGAACTCAAGGCGGTGGCCGACGAGATCACTCTGTCGAACGAGGACGACGGCATCGCCGCCGTCCTCGAACGACTCTTTCCGACCGACTGA
- a CDS encoding GntR family transcriptional regulator codes for MPPTDRPRDHAGQGAATTVAAHRTRRRLRADRARQLADLLRHQIIGGAFPNGPLPHESTLATDYRASRNTVRQALDLLRAEGLVERLPGVGTVVVARKYPHGLDRLMGLAETLREHGRVTNEVRTMGPAPAPAPVADRLGIPAGADVLYIERLRRLNGLPLSLDLTYIPLDLGTALLGADLENTDVFRLLEAITGQRLGHAEITLEAVNADAHSAAVLQAPRGGAVLMLERLTHLADGRPVDLEFIRFRGDRITMSGLLHRSL; via the coding sequence ATGCCACCCACCGACCGCCCCCGTGACCACGCCGGTCAGGGCGCCGCGACCACCGTCGCCGCCCACCGCACGCGTCGTCGGCTGCGCGCGGACCGGGCCCGGCAGCTCGCTGACCTGCTGCGTCACCAGATCATCGGCGGCGCATTCCCGAACGGCCCCCTCCCCCACGAGTCGACCCTCGCCACCGACTACCGCGCCTCCCGCAACACCGTCCGCCAGGCCCTGGACCTCCTGCGGGCCGAAGGCCTGGTGGAACGGCTGCCCGGCGTCGGCACCGTGGTCGTCGCCCGGAAATACCCGCACGGGCTCGACCGTCTGATGGGCCTCGCGGAAACCCTCCGCGAACACGGCCGCGTCACCAACGAGGTCCGCACCATGGGCCCCGCCCCCGCACCCGCCCCGGTGGCCGACCGCCTCGGCATCCCGGCCGGCGCCGACGTCCTGTACATCGAGCGCCTGCGCCGCCTCAACGGCCTTCCCCTCTCCCTCGACCTCACCTACATCCCGCTCGATCTCGGAACCGCCCTGCTCGGCGCCGACCTGGAGAACACCGATGTCTTCCGCCTCCTGGAAGCCATCACCGGCCAGCGTCTCGGCCACGCCGAGATCACCCTGGAGGCGGTGAACGCGGACGCCCACTCCGCCGCCGTGCTCCAGGCACCGCGCGGCGGCGCCGTACTGATGCTGGAACGCCTCACCCACCTCGCCGACGGACGCCCCGTCGACCTGGAGTTCATCCGCTTCCGCGGCGACCGCATCACCATGAGCGGCCTGCTGCACCGGTCGCTGTAA
- a CDS encoding transglycosylase SLT domain-containing protein has protein sequence MSAAAQPRRTRTNRLVRTLAVAGTGAAVLALPLIGAASASATTGTTTTKAATTTAGYPNTLDGWIRKSLAILTQKGIPASYNGIYRNVMRESSGNPQAINLWDSNAAAGIPSKGLLQVIDPTFNAYHVAGTSFNIYDPVANITAACNYAAARYGSIDNVYSAY, from the coding sequence ATGTCTGCTGCCGCTCAGCCCCGCCGTACCCGGACCAACCGTCTCGTGCGCACCCTCGCCGTCGCCGGCACCGGTGCCGCTGTCCTCGCCCTGCCACTCATCGGGGCCGCCAGCGCCTCCGCCACCACGGGCACGACGACCACCAAGGCCGCCACGACCACGGCCGGGTACCCGAACACCCTCGACGGCTGGATCCGCAAGTCGCTCGCGATCCTGACCCAGAAGGGGATCCCCGCCTCCTATAACGGCATCTACCGCAACGTCATGCGGGAGTCCTCCGGCAACCCGCAGGCCATCAACCTCTGGGACTCCAACGCCGCCGCCGGCATCCCGTCCAAGGGCCTGCTCCAGGTGATCGACCCGACCTTCAACGCGTACCACGTGGCCGGCACCTCGTTCAACATCTACGACCCCGTCGCCAACATCACCGCGGCCTGCAACTACGCCGCCGCGCGCTACGGATCGATCGACAACGTCTACAGCGCGTACTGA
- a CDS encoding ABC transporter substrate-binding protein, with amino-acid sequence MKRTAVALSAAALLLPLSACGGSAEAGSGSTVTVTVGYQSKTINTVTAGTLLRSLGYFEQQLNSLHDGHTYKVDWQDYATGAPITAQMTAGKIDIGSMGDFPLLLNAARGKQLGRPTHLVSVTGYNLRGGLNTVVTTPGSQLASLKDLKGRKISTSIGSAADGTLVRALQRAGIDPDKDISKLNQQPAVGASALSSGSVDALSQFVAWPGLLVFQSRAKALYDGAQLNLPTFHGVTAREDFTHRHPVVLEAFLKAQAEATDYLNAHPVTAAEKVARATGLPAEVVYLYNGAHGIATFDPAVRPQLVSALKQDVSVLKAAKLTGDIDVDSFVDDQYVKKALGASYAKRLTAPPAPAAGEVWAKGSDKTVSFKSARELLTYVARHQAGIRAAYAPDAITGTLWFADKALWVADGKQLLPFVTPATAQAYLTAHGGARTVSYREALERAS; translated from the coding sequence ATGAAACGCACGGCAGTCGCACTGTCCGCCGCCGCGCTGCTCCTTCCCCTGTCGGCGTGCGGCGGCAGCGCCGAAGCGGGCAGCGGCTCCACGGTCACCGTGACCGTCGGCTACCAGTCCAAGACCATCAACACAGTCACCGCCGGGACACTGCTGCGTTCCCTCGGATACTTCGAGCAGCAGCTCAACTCCCTGCACGACGGCCACACCTACAAGGTGGACTGGCAGGACTACGCCACCGGCGCCCCGATCACCGCCCAGATGACCGCTGGAAAGATCGACATCGGCTCGATGGGTGACTTCCCGCTGCTGCTCAACGCGGCCCGCGGCAAGCAGCTCGGCCGCCCCACCCACCTGGTCTCGGTGACCGGGTACAACCTGCGCGGTGGCCTCAACACGGTGGTGACCACGCCCGGTTCGCAGCTCGCCTCGCTGAAGGACCTGAAGGGCAGGAAGATCTCCACGAGCATCGGCTCCGCAGCCGACGGCACCCTCGTACGGGCCCTGCAGCGCGCCGGCATCGACCCGGACAAGGACATCTCCAAGCTCAACCAGCAGCCCGCCGTCGGCGCCTCGGCGCTCTCCTCCGGCAGCGTGGACGCTCTGTCGCAGTTCGTCGCCTGGCCCGGCCTGCTCGTCTTCCAGAGCAGGGCGAAGGCGCTGTACGACGGCGCACAGCTGAACCTGCCGACCTTCCACGGCGTGACCGCCCGCGAGGACTTCACCCACCGGCACCCGGTGGTCCTGGAGGCCTTCCTCAAGGCCCAGGCCGAGGCGACGGACTACCTCAACGCCCACCCCGTCACCGCCGCGGAGAAGGTCGCCCGGGCCACCGGCCTGCCCGCCGAGGTGGTCTACCTCTACAACGGCGCCCACGGCATCGCCACCTTCGACCCTGCCGTCAGGCCCCAGCTCGTGTCCGCGCTGAAGCAGGACGTGTCCGTGCTGAAGGCCGCCAAACTGACCGGCGACATCGACGTGGACTCCTTCGTCGACGACCAGTACGTGAAGAAGGCCCTGGGGGCGTCCTACGCCAAGCGGCTCACCGCCCCGCCCGCGCCGGCCGCGGGCGAGGTGTGGGCCAAGGGCAGCGACAAGACGGTCTCCTTCAAGTCCGCCCGTGAGCTGCTGACTTACGTAGCCCGCCACCAGGCCGGAATTCGCGCCGCCTACGCGCCCGACGCCATCACCGGAACGCTCTGGTTCGCCGACAAGGCCCTCTGGGTGGCCGACGGCAAACAACTGCTGCCCTTTGTCACCCCGGCGACCGCGCAGGCCTACCTCACCGCCCACGGCGGCGCCCGTACCGTGTCGTACCGCGAGGCTCTGGAGCGCGCCTCATGA
- a CDS encoding M56 family metallopeptidase, which translates to MTVCLLLLSVVALTAALPAPRALTRATWPEREPVVALWVWQCLVATVLLCCLAALILGTAAVFHTVRDRVFAPAPPSVTAAYDLAAAPVWATTLTLLLAFGAAWTTAMLARELVEARRSRGHARAQLRERAPDLPAGLPAARGPVLVLEDEYPDAWWMPGHPPQLVVTTGALQRLTDHQLDAVLTHERGHARAHHNWLLHLSTALATGFPRVPLFAHFCDQTHRLVELAADDTASRRCGHLTTALALIELNQHRGVLSCDSSRRLLGERVDRLLEPPPRLLRRHRALTTTVAALVPLLPLLITFAPGLTALS; encoded by the coding sequence ATGACCGTCTGCCTGCTCCTGCTGAGCGTCGTCGCCCTGACGGCCGCGCTGCCGGCACCGCGTGCGCTGACCCGTGCCACCTGGCCCGAGCGGGAACCCGTGGTCGCGCTGTGGGTGTGGCAGTGTCTGGTCGCCACCGTCCTGCTGTGCTGCCTGGCCGCACTGATCCTGGGCACGGCGGCCGTCTTCCACACCGTCCGCGACCGCGTCTTCGCCCCCGCGCCGCCCTCCGTCACCGCCGCGTACGACCTCGCCGCCGCACCGGTGTGGGCCACCACGCTCACCCTGCTGCTGGCCTTCGGAGCCGCCTGGACGACGGCGATGCTGGCCCGCGAACTCGTCGAGGCCCGGCGCAGCCGCGGTCACGCCCGGGCGCAACTACGCGAACGCGCCCCCGACCTGCCGGCCGGACTGCCGGCGGCACGCGGCCCGGTGCTGGTGCTCGAGGACGAGTACCCGGACGCCTGGTGGATGCCGGGCCACCCGCCGCAGCTGGTCGTCACCACAGGGGCGCTGCAACGGCTCACCGACCACCAGCTGGACGCCGTCCTCACCCACGAACGCGGACACGCGCGTGCCCACCACAACTGGCTGCTGCACCTGTCCACCGCGCTGGCCACGGGCTTCCCGCGCGTCCCGCTCTTCGCCCACTTCTGCGACCAGACGCACCGCCTGGTCGAACTGGCCGCCGACGACACGGCGTCCCGGCGCTGCGGCCACCTCACCACGGCCCTGGCCCTGATCGAGCTGAACCAGCACCGGGGCGTCCTGTCCTGCGACTCCAGCCGCCGTCTGCTGGGCGAGCGCGTGGACCGGCTGCTGGAGCCCCCGCCACGGCTGCTGCGCCGGCACCGGGCCCTGACGACGACGGTGGCCGCCCTGGTGCCGCTGCTGCCGCTGCTGATCACGTTCGCCCCGGGGCTGACAGCACTGTCCTGA